From Vitis vinifera cultivar Pinot Noir 40024 chromosome 14, ASM3070453v1, a single genomic window includes:
- the LOC100246370 gene encoding protein ABA DEFICIENT 4, chloroplastic isoform X2 — MVFSSCFCQSQISFKIDRSAVAIRPQCHTRKDQRSTFALKGMSTELFGQQVARAGAMRSSEWSFMRGSRIIIRPKVARFVFYRKGSGVYASWLANPQIASSVFTLGTAAVLPFYTLMVLAPTAELLPGMAKMFSNEMTLASAWIHLLAIDLFAARQVFQDGLENKIETRHSVSLCLLFCPIGIVTHVITKALTKSAGDTKHSM, encoded by the exons ATGGTCTTCTCTTCTTGCTTTTGCCAATCTCAAATCTCATTCAAG ATTGATCGCTCAGCAGTGGCCATTAGACCTCAGTGTCATACTAGAAAGGATCAGAGGTCCACTTTTGCTCTCAAAGGAATGAGCACTGAGCTTTTTGGTCAACAAGTTGCAAGAGCTGGAGCCATGCGAAGCAGTGAGTGGAGTTTCATGCGAGGATCGAGAATCATAATTAGACCAAAAGTTGCAAGATTCGTGTTTTATAGAAAAGGCTCTGGAGTATATGCTTCAT GGTTGGCAAATCCTCAAATTGCTAGCAGTGTTTTTACCTTGGGAACAGCGGCTGTTCTTCCATTCTACACCCTCATGGTTTTGGCTCCCACGGCTGAATTG TTGCCCGGTATGGCAAAGATGTTCTCCAATGAGATGACACTGGCTTCAGCATGGATACACTTGCTGGCTATAGATCTTTTTGCTGcaag GCAAGTGTTTCAGGATGGGCTGGAGAACAAAATTGAGACCCGACATTCTGTTTCCCTTTGCTTGCTTTTCTGTCCCATTGGAATTGTCACTCATGTCATCACCAAAGCACTAACCAAAAGTGCAGGAGATACAAAACACAGCATGTAA
- the LOC100246370 gene encoding protein ABA DEFICIENT 4, chloroplastic isoform X1 encodes MVFSSCFCQSQISFKIDRSAVAIRPQCHTRKDQRSTFALKGMSTELFGQQVARAGAMRSSEWSFMRGSRIIIRPKVARFVFYRKGSGVYASWLANPQIASSVFTLGTAAVLPFYTLMVLAPTAELTKKSMESTIPYVVLGLLYAYLLYLSWTPDTIRLMFASKYWLPELPGMAKMFSNEMTLASAWIHLLAIDLFAARQVFQDGLENKIETRHSVSLCLLFCPIGIVTHVITKALTKSAGDTKHSM; translated from the exons ATGGTCTTCTCTTCTTGCTTTTGCCAATCTCAAATCTCATTCAAG ATTGATCGCTCAGCAGTGGCCATTAGACCTCAGTGTCATACTAGAAAGGATCAGAGGTCCACTTTTGCTCTCAAAGGAATGAGCACTGAGCTTTTTGGTCAACAAGTTGCAAGAGCTGGAGCCATGCGAAGCAGTGAGTGGAGTTTCATGCGAGGATCGAGAATCATAATTAGACCAAAAGTTGCAAGATTCGTGTTTTATAGAAAAGGCTCTGGAGTATATGCTTCAT GGTTGGCAAATCCTCAAATTGCTAGCAGTGTTTTTACCTTGGGAACAGCGGCTGTTCTTCCATTCTACACCCTCATGGTTTTGGCTCCCACGGCTGAATTG ACTAAGAAGTCTATGGAAAGTACTATACCATATGTTGTGCTCGGACTTTTGTATGCTTATCTATTATACCTTTCCTGGACACCAGATACAATAAGGCTAATGTTCGCCAGTAAATACTGGCTGCCAGAG TTGCCCGGTATGGCAAAGATGTTCTCCAATGAGATGACACTGGCTTCAGCATGGATACACTTGCTGGCTATAGATCTTTTTGCTGcaag GCAAGTGTTTCAGGATGGGCTGGAGAACAAAATTGAGACCCGACATTCTGTTTCCCTTTGCTTGCTTTTCTGTCCCATTGGAATTGTCACTCATGTCATCACCAAAGCACTAACCAAAAGTGCAGGAGATACAAAACACAGCATGTAA
- the LOC100256683 gene encoding uncharacterized protein LOC100256683 isoform X1: MMNKSPFSFTIPFLLFVWAIEKWVLPLSNWVPLLAAVWATIQYGRYQQMSLVEDVNKKWKQVVLSTSPMTPLEHCEWLKKLLIEVWPNYMNPKFSKRFAAIVEKRVKHRKSRLIERVELKEFSLGSCPPNLGLNGTHWSTSGDQKIMHISFDWNTNEVSILLLAKLAKPLVGTARIVINSLHIKGDLVLMPVLNGKVIFYAFETTPEVRIGVAFGRGGKQTLSATELPGVSSWLVKLFTDTLDKTMVEPRRQCYSLPSVNLRKKAVGGILFVTVTSASILTGSNMKGSSSGRQGSSLMDATLEENNENKVLQTFIEVELGELTRRTYASPGSSPRWDTTFNMVLHGDTGNLKFHLYKSSPICVKYDFLTSSEIKLKYVDDDSTIFWAVGHGSSVLVKHAERIGEEVEMVVPFEGFNFGELRVKLVLKEWQFSDGSCKSNNSMCIASRQSLIGSPNFQSRTGRKVTITVMEGKDLSEKDKFGKCDSYVKLQYGRVLYRTSMIPHVLNPVWGQKFEFDELEGGEYLKLRCYCEYNFGDDNIGSARVNLEGLIEGSTRDVWIPLEEVESGELRLQIAVRNDDSQVSMVGTENGSIKLVIIEGKDLIAADIRGTSNPYVKVLYGKLKKKTKVIYKTLNPYWNQAFEFPDNSSPLVLHVKDHNALLPTLSIGNCVVEYQGLMPNQTADKWIPLQGVKRGEIHIQITRVPELQKKSSLDPKNSSSKGNQIYSQIRQTMAKVRASISDGDVEGVSLALSEIKSLEEVQDEYILQLEIENMLLQNKTGELSQEMFASSQAPSNN, from the exons ATGATGAACAAGTCTCCATTTTCCTTTACGATTCcctttttgttgtttgtttgggCTATAGAAAAATGGGTCTTGCCACTTTCCAATTGGGTTCCACTACTTGCTGCGGTATGGGCAACTATTCAG TATGGAAGGTATCAGCAGATGTCCCTTGTAGAAGATGTGAATAAGAAGTGGAAACAAGTAGTCTTGAGCACATCG CCAATGACGCCATTAGAGCACTGTGAGTGGCTGAAAAAACTGTTGATTGAAGTTTGGCCCAATTACATgaacccaaaattttctaaaaggtTTGCAGCTATTGTTGAG AAACGTGTTAAACATCGAAAATCACGGCTTATA GAAAGAGTTGAACTAAAAGAGTTCTCACTAGGTTCATGCCCACCAAATCTGGGACTGAATGGGACTCATTGGTCAACTTCAGGTGATCAG AAAATCATGCATATCAGTTTTGACTGGAACACAAATGAAGTGAGTATCTTGTTGCTTGCTAAGTTGGCAAAACCACTTGTTGGGACCGCACGGATTGTCATAAACAGCCTCCACATCAAGGGAGAT CTTGTATTGATGCCAGTTCTGAAtggaaaagtgattttttatgCATTTGAAACAACTCCTGAGGTGAGGATTGGAGTTGCATTTGGAAGAGGTGGAAAACAGACTCTATCTGCAACAGAACTGCCTGGCGTTTCATCCTGGCTG GTTAAGCTTTTCACTGATACATTAGATAAGACAATGGTTGAGCCACGCCGCCAATGTTACTCTCTGCCATCAGttaatttgaggaaaaaagCTGTTGGAGGGATACTTTTTGTCACAGTCACTTCAGCAAGTATATTGACTGGGAGTAACATGAAAGGAAGCTCTTCTGGGAGACAAGGAAGCTCTCTCATGGATGCTACTTTGGAAGAGAATAATGAGAACAAAGTTCTGCAAACATTTATAGAAGTTGAACTTGGAGAGTTAACCAGGAGAACGTATGCAAGTCCAGGTTCAAGCCCTAGGTGGGACACAACATTTAATATGGTTTTGCATGGAGATACAGGGAATCTTAAATTTCATCTTTACAAAAGCTCTCCTATTTGTGTGAAGTATGACTTCCTCACAAGTTCGGAAATTAAG CTGAAATATGTTGATGATGACTCCACGATATTTTGGGCGGTAGGACATGGATCCAGTGTACTTGTTAAGCATGCCGAGAGGATTGGTGAAGAAGTGGAGATGGTTGTTCCATTTGAAGGTTTCAACTTTGGAGAG TTAAGAGTGAAGCTGGTCTTGAAAGAATGGCAGTTTTCTGATGGTTCATGTAAATCAAACAACTCCATGTGCATTGCATCTAGACAATCTCTAATTGGTTCACCAAACTTCCAGTCAAGAACGGGTAGGAAAGTTACCATAACTGTTATGGAAGGAAAGGATCTAAGTGAGAAGGATAAATTTGGAAAGTGTGATTCATATGTGAAACTGCAATATGGAAGG GTCCTTTATAGAACAAGTATGATCCCTCATGTATTGAATCCTGTCTGGGGTCAGAAGTTTGAATTCGATGAGCTAGAAGGTGGTGAATATCTCAAGTTAAGATGTTATTGTGAATACAACTTTGGTGATGACAACATTGGAAGTGCACGGGTGAACTTGGAAGGACTGATAGAAGGCTCAACAAGGGATGTTTGGATCCCTCTTGAAGAAGTGGAATCAGGAGAATTAAGGCTTCAAATAGCTGTCAGAAATGATGACTCCCAAGTATCAATG GTGGGAACAGAAAATGGTTCGATCAAGCTAGTTATCATTGAAGGAAAAGACCTTATTGCAGCTGATATCAGAGGAACAAGCAATCCGTATGTGAAGGTACTTTATgggaaattgaagaaaaaaacaaag GTTATATACAAAACACTGAATCCTTATTGGAACCAGGCTTTTGAATTTCCTGACAATTCTAGTCCTTTGGTGTTGCATGTGAAAGATCACAATGCTCTTTTGCCCACATTGAGTATAGGAAATTGTGTTGTAGAATACCAAGGATTGATGCCAAACCAGACTGCTGATAAGTGGATACCCCTTCAAGGAGTAAAAAGAGGAGAAATTCATATTCAAATAACAAGAGTTCCAGAACTACAGAAGAAATCAAGTCTGGATCCCAAGAATTCATCAAGTAAAGGAAACCAGATTTATAGTCAG